Below is a window of Mycoplasma sp. 2045 DNA.
GAAAAATAATTTCTTACTTAAAGGGCTAGAAGATTTATCAGTTACAAGAACTAACATTGAATGAGGTATCAAAATCGATGAAGACCAAACACATACACTTTATGTTTGATTAGATGCATTATGCAACTATATAACTGCTTTAGGGTATGATGTAAAAAACAAGCAACAACCAGATGAGTTTATGAAATTTTGAGCAAGCAAAGACTCAGAAGTTGTTCACTTAATTGGTAAGGAAATAGCAAGATTCCATATGATTTATTGACCTATTTTCCTTAAAGCACTTAACTTAAAACAACCTACAAGAATTCAAGCGCACGGTTGATTAGTTACACCGACAGGAAAAATGTCAAAATCAAAAAATAATGTAGTTGATCCATATGATTTATTAGCTAAATACGATAAAGAAATGATTAAATACTATTTAACATCACAAATCACATTAGGAGAAGATGGTGTTTGAGATGAAGATAGATTTATTGATGTGATTAACTCTGAATTAATTAATAATTATGGAAACTTAGTTTCAAGAACTTTAAAAATGAAATCAAATAGTTTTTCAGGTCCTTTAAAATACAAGTCATCAAAAGATGAAAATGACTTGGACATAGACTTAAAAATTAGAAATTCTATCTTCGAGTACAAAAAACACTTTGACAATTTAGAAATTGACAAAGCATTAAAAGTTGCTATTAATTTATCAAGCGACCTAAATAAATATGTTGATTTAACAGAACCTTGAAAATTAAAAGAAGATTTACCAAGATTAGAACAAATTTTAGCAAGACTTCTAAATGGTATTTATGCAGTTTCAACTTATTTATCAGTTGTATTAAAAGATAAAACAAAAGAAGTAGCAACCGCATTAGGTTTTGATAGTTTTTCTATTGATTTAATAGAAGATTATCAAAAATTTGATAATATTAATCAAGGGAATGAGTATATGCTCTTTGCTCGTTTAAAAAAATAACTTGATCTTATTAAGGAGGCGATTTTGATTTTTGCCAAAGCATCAAGATATGTAATAAATCCAGAAAAGTTAAAAGGATTTATTGATTATTTATTTATATTAACTAAAAAAACAAGAATGAAAGAAGAAAACTTATCATTCGAATATTCTGTCGATCCTGAGGGAGTAGTAATTGTTTTAGAAAGATGATCTACAAGATTAGATTATGAAAAGTTTATGCAGTTAGAAGAGTTTAAACAAGAGTTTAAAACCCTTAACAAAATGTGTAAATTAGTTAATACATTATATGATGTAGATTTAGTTAAATAGTAATAATAATTTTAAGTAAATTCAACTCATTAAATTAATCGAGTTGATTTTTTATCCAAATTTATTAAAGTGAGGTATTTATGGTTATAGGTATAAGTGGAATGATTGCTGCAGGAAAAAGTTCGTTAGTTAAAAACTTACAAAAAGAGTTTCCTACTTCAAAAATATTAAGAGAGTTTGAAGAATCTGATGATGTTTTCAACACTTTCTTAAATTGATTGTATGAAAATAAATCAAATTTAACAATTAGTTTTCAATCTTATATAGCCGAAAATCATTCAGATAAGTTTGCAAAATTATTAGATGAATACAATCAATCAAATTCAAATATTAAAAGAGATCACATTTTTGTTGATAGATTTGCATTAGAACATTATATTTTTGCTAAGTTGATATTATCGGCAAAAAGTGAAAAATATTTACAGGCTTATGATGCTATGTTTGAAAAGTTAGTAACTGAAGATGAAATGCCACATTTTGCAATTTTCTTGGATGTAGATTTTGAAACATTTAAGAAAAGATTGTTTGCAAGAAATAGAGAATCAGAAGTGAAGAATTTTGATTCTAATTACGAATATTTTAAAAATTTACATTCTAACTATTTAAAAATCTTTAAAGAGATAGCTTCAAAATATAACCTTAAGTACTATGTCATAGACACAAATGATAAAGATGAAAAACAAATATTGCAAGAAGCATTATCAATTATTAGTGATGAAGAAAAATTACTTAGTGAATAGATTTTCCTTTTTATCACAATTAAGTAAACACTTGTTTTTAGTTCTATTAAGAACAGGAAATGAGTGTTTTTCTTTTTGCAAAAGCATAAAAAACAACACTAATATAATTGATTTAGTGTTGTATAAAATATATGTAAAAATTATTGAGCTGGAAGATTTAATGTAACTTCGAATGCTTTTGAAGAAGTCTTAACCGGTGTTGCATCATTAACAAATTTAACAACTTTGAATTTAATTGTAACTGTGCCTTGTGATTCATTGTAAACTGTGTTAAGTCATCCGCTTGCCCCTTGAACACCTTGTTTGTTTACGTATTCAGGTTTTACATCATTAGCAATCATGTAACCACTTTTAATGTATTGAATTCCTTTTTCAGCATTAATAGCCTTAATTTCTGTTGAAGGTTGTGTAACATTGTAATCTCTACCAACACCTGTTGCTAATTGACCATCATAGTTAGAGAAGAATAATTGTCTTTTTCTTTCTTCACCTGTTGTTAATTTTTTAATAATATCTTGTCTTTTTTCTGGTAAGAATGTGAATAATTCAGCTCCTTTAGCCACTAATCTTTCACCAATTTTATCTAATTCAGCAATTTCTGCGTCAGCATGTACAGGTGAACCTGTGTTAGGGCTACCAGGTTGTTCTGGTTTTTTAGTATCTTTACATGACACTGCCACGGCTGGCGCCACAATAGCTGATAATCCAGCAATACTCATAAGTAAAGTTTTTAATTTTTTCATAATAATCATCTCCTGAAAATTAATTTATCTACTTAAATTTAAGCACATTTTTCAAATATTATGTAATAAATATGTAATTTTTTCTTATTTTTTTCACATTTTGTGAAAAATTAAGGATTTTTTCTCTGGTTACACTCTTTATTCAGTGAATTCTGAAATAAAAACCACAGCAAGAATGCTGTGGCGAAGTTATGTAAGACATAATAATGATTATGTGTTTTACATAAAATTATTTAGTGACAGGTGTTTAATAATTTAACACAAGAAGGATGTTTCATGGACATCACATTCTTTATCCGAATCATGTTCAAGGATAAAGCACTAGTATTATTATAAGATAAAAATTCAAAAAATGAAAAAAATTTTCATCTATAATTTAAAGAACTATGGAAAAAAGTAAAATTCGTAATTTCTCAATAATAGCTCACATAGATCACGGTAAGAGTACTTTAGCTGATCGTATTTTAGAATACACAAATACAGTAGACACAAGAGAGTTAACTGCTCAATTTTTAGATTCAATGGATCTTGAAAAGGAACGTGGTATTACAATTAAACTAAATGCAGTTCAAATCAAGTATAAAGACTATATTTTTCATTTAATTGATACACCGGGACACGTTGATTTTAATTATGAAGTTTCTAGATCACTCGCAGCTTCTGAGGGAGCTTTATTGCTTGTGGATGCAACACAAGGTATTGAAGCTCAAACTTTAGCTAATGTTTATTTAGCAATTGAAAATAATTTAGAAATCTTACCTGTTATAAATAAAATCGATCTAC
It encodes the following:
- a CDS encoding putative quinol monooxygenase; translated protein: MIFAKASRYVINPEKLKGFIDYLFILTKKTRMKEENLSFEYSVDPEGVVIVLERWSTRLDYEKFMQLEEFKQEFKTLNKMCKLVNTLYDVDLVK
- a CDS encoding deoxynucleoside kinase translates to MVIGISGMIAAGKSSLVKNLQKEFPTSKILREFEESDDVFNTFLNWLYENKSNLTISFQSYIAENHSDKFAKLLDEYNQSNSNIKRDHIFVDRFALEHYIFAKLILSAKSEKYLQAYDAMFEKLVTEDEMPHFAIFLDVDFETFKKRLFARNRESEVKNFDSNYEYFKNLHSNYLKIFKEIASKYNLKYYVIDTNDKDEKQILQEALSIISDEEKLLSE
- a CDS encoding variable surface lipoprotein, with product MKKLKTLLMSIAGLSAIVAPAVAVSCKDTKKPEQPGSPNTGSPVHADAEIAELDKIGERLVAKGAELFTFLPEKRQDIIKKLTTGEERKRQLFFSNYDGQLATGVGRDYNVTQPSTEIKAINAEKGIQYIKSGYMIANDVKPEYVNKQGVQGASGWLNTVYNESQGTVTIKFKVVKFVNDATPVKTSSKAFEVTLNLPAQ